One window of Psychrobacillus sp. FSL H8-0483 genomic DNA carries:
- the essB gene encoding type VII secretion protein EssB has protein sequence MAKRSHTYLKNRIGAEINEEPLKTTFVFQKERVGFKRTEEIIFLKEVNPKIKKDIVITDDELIIQADIPASFKRFDVIQSEDEKSRWMFAYQLVEKVYSHPYPRLNLIVSPENIVYSRGMDPIFLYYGVLGSLPPFETNVERVWLETKAVVAAAIDGSFTFEEYLKYSEILELKEMGATIMSMKESDSLLDFISQQMEQLEVKELENVKLPRKKWKVTKWLSIGLAVLIIPAIIFTIIYFVHEKPKTKSYIDSQASFLGQNYSQVVTTLSPYSVKSMPYIVLYELAYSSVTNERLDEEQKENVLSNITLQTDADYLRYWIYLGRGEAENAVDIARAMEDGELITYALLKLREEVKADKDLTGEEMQEQLNEIDQEVEEYEKLMEEMEEQERQEQEEQEQQELEKEQQEQQELEQKQKEQQELELKQKEQQELEQKQKEQQELEKKQKEQQEKQQQTDQTK, from the coding sequence ATGGCCAAACGTTCACATACATACTTAAAAAACCGAATAGGTGCAGAAATAAATGAAGAACCGCTTAAAACTACTTTTGTCTTTCAAAAAGAGAGAGTAGGATTCAAGCGAACTGAAGAAATTATTTTTCTGAAGGAAGTTAATCCAAAAATAAAAAAAGACATAGTAATAACCGATGACGAGCTAATTATTCAAGCGGATATCCCAGCGTCCTTTAAGCGTTTTGATGTCATTCAATCAGAGGATGAAAAATCTCGTTGGATGTTTGCTTACCAACTGGTGGAAAAGGTTTATTCGCATCCTTATCCTCGCTTAAATTTAATCGTGTCCCCGGAAAACATTGTGTATAGCCGAGGGATGGATCCTATTTTTCTTTATTATGGAGTGTTAGGGAGTTTACCGCCCTTTGAAACAAATGTTGAGCGTGTCTGGTTAGAAACAAAAGCCGTAGTTGCAGCCGCAATAGACGGCTCTTTCACATTTGAAGAGTATTTAAAGTATTCTGAGATTCTTGAACTAAAGGAAATGGGCGCTACCATTATGTCCATGAAAGAAAGTGACTCTTTACTGGACTTCATAAGTCAGCAAATGGAGCAACTAGAAGTAAAAGAACTAGAAAATGTGAAGCTCCCTCGAAAAAAGTGGAAAGTTACCAAATGGCTATCGATTGGGCTAGCGGTACTTATCATTCCAGCAATTATATTTACAATCATATATTTTGTACATGAAAAGCCAAAAACGAAAAGCTATATAGATAGTCAAGCATCCTTCCTCGGTCAAAACTACAGCCAAGTAGTAACAACTTTAAGCCCTTATAGCGTTAAGTCCATGCCATATATTGTTCTTTACGAACTTGCGTACTCATCTGTTACCAACGAACGCTTGGATGAAGAACAAAAAGAAAATGTGCTTTCTAATATTACATTGCAAACCGATGCAGATTATTTAAGATATTGGATTTATCTCGGTCGTGGAGAGGCGGAAAATGCTGTAGATATTGCAAGAGCAATGGAAGATGGCGAGTTAATCACCTATGCTTTGTTGAAGTTAAGAGAAGAAGTAAAGGCAGATAAAGATTTAACTGGTGAAGAAATGCAAGAACAGCTAAACGAAATTGATCAAGAAGTAGAGGAATACGAAAAGTTAATGGAAGAAATGGAAGAACAAGAACGACAAGAACAGGAAGAACAAGAGCAGCAAGAACTAGAAAAAGAACAACAGGAACAGCAAGAACTGGAACAAAAACAAAAAGAACAGCAAGAACTGGAACTAAAACAAAAAGAACAGCAAGAACTGGAACAAAAACAAAAAGAACAACAAGAGCTAGAAAAGAAGCAAAAGGAACAACAAGAAAAACAGCAGCAAACAGATCAAACAAAGTAA